Proteins from one candidate division KSB1 bacterium genomic window:
- a CDS encoding 2-oxoacid:acceptor oxidoreductase subunit alpha gives MEKETQDRIRVMTGNEACAEGALAAGLKFFAGYPITPSSEIAEVLSYELPKRGGKFIQMEDEIASMGAVIGASLAGAKAMTATSGPGFSLKQENLGYASMAEVPCVVVNVMRGGPSTGLPTLPAQGDVMQSRWGTHGDHPIIVLVPNTVREVFDLTVRAFNLAERYRVPVILLFDEIIGHVSEKVVLPREDEIEVWNRVKPNVPPDQYLPYQETENDIPPFVSFGEGYRFHVTGLVHDQTGFPTNNPTQIDRMLRRLNRKIERYRDEIIEVEEDKEDGARIGIFAYGSSSRSARRAMIWARERGIKIHYLRPKVIWPFPDKEVKAMGEKLDYIIVPELNLGQIAHEVEWATRCGCEVIKINRIDGEPINPQQILDVILELNAK, from the coding sequence ATGGAGAAAGAGACACAAGATCGAATCCGGGTGATGACTGGCAATGAAGCCTGTGCCGAAGGGGCATTGGCTGCTGGGTTAAAATTTTTTGCTGGTTATCCCATTACACCTTCGTCTGAGATTGCGGAGGTATTATCTTACGAGTTACCCAAAAGAGGGGGAAAGTTTATCCAGATGGAGGATGAAATTGCCTCGATGGGCGCGGTGATTGGAGCGTCGCTGGCTGGGGCCAAAGCGATGACCGCTACCAGTGGGCCAGGTTTTTCTTTGAAGCAGGAGAACCTTGGTTATGCTTCTATGGCCGAAGTGCCTTGCGTGGTGGTCAACGTGATGCGCGGCGGTCCCAGCACCGGGTTGCCAACGCTGCCAGCGCAAGGGGATGTGATGCAGTCCCGTTGGGGCACGCACGGCGATCATCCCATCATCGTTCTAGTGCCGAATACGGTTCGTGAGGTATTTGACCTTACGGTTCGCGCCTTCAATCTGGCTGAAAGATATCGCGTGCCAGTGATCTTATTATTCGATGAGATCATCGGGCATGTGAGCGAAAAGGTCGTTCTGCCGCGCGAAGATGAGATCGAGGTGTGGAATCGCGTAAAGCCCAACGTCCCACCCGATCAATATCTCCCTTACCAGGAGACGGAGAACGATATTCCGCCGTTCGTCAGTTTTGGTGAGGGATATCGGTTTCATGTCACTGGATTGGTCCACGATCAAACTGGATTTCCGACTAATAATCCCACACAAATTGATCGAATGTTGCGCCGACTCAATCGCAAGATCGAGCGGTATCGAGACGAGATTATTGAGGTGGAGGAGGATAAGGAGGATGGGGCTCGGATCGGGATTTTCGCCTATGGATCGAGCTCGCGCTCAGCGCGCCGGGCAATGATCTGGGCTAGAGAGCGGGGGATCAAAATTCATTACCTGCGGCCGAAAGTGATCTGGCCATTCCCCGATAAAGAGGTCAAGGCCATGGGCGAAAAGCTGGATTATATTATCGTCCCAGAGCTGAACCTGGGACAGATCGCCCATGAGGTTGAATGGGCAACTCGATGCGGCTGCGAGGTGATCAAAATCAATCGCATTGATGGCGAACCGATCAATCCGCAGCAGATTCTTGATGTGATATTGGAGTTGAATGCTAAGTAA
- a CDS encoding 2-oxoacid:acceptor oxidoreductase family protein, whose translation MSYRYEIRLSGEGGQGLVLAGKILAEAAAIYDGKNATQSQSYGPEARGGASRSEVIISDEDIDYPKAINIDLLLALTQESCNKYAKDLKPGGILLVDSDAVTECPSGKFKIYRVPIIESARNKIGRVVVANIVALGIIVELTKIVSMEGIESAILARVPKGTEKINMQAFQLGVELAKGLVA comes from the coding sequence ATGAGTTACCGGTATGAAATTCGCTTGAGTGGAGAAGGCGGTCAGGGACTGGTGCTTGCAGGCAAGATCTTGGCCGAGGCGGCCGCGATCTATGATGGAAAAAATGCGACTCAGAGTCAATCCTATGGTCCAGAAGCGCGAGGTGGCGCCAGTCGCTCTGAAGTGATTATCTCGGACGAGGATATCGATTATCCCAAGGCAATCAATATCGATCTGCTTTTGGCATTGACCCAAGAATCCTGTAATAAATATGCCAAAGACTTAAAACCTGGTGGCATCTTGTTAGTGGATTCCGATGCGGTGACCGAATGCCCATCTGGAAAATTTAAAATTTATCGTGTGCCTATTATCGAATCGGCTCGAAATAAAATTGGCCGCGTGGTAGTGGCCAATATTGTGGCGTTGGGAATCATCGTGGAACTCACGAAAATCGTTTCGATGGAGGGAATAGAATCGGCGATTCTGGCGCGTGTTCCCAAAGGGACCGAAAAAATCAATATGCAGGCGTTCCAATTGGGAGTCGAGCTGGCCAAGGGACTGGTGGCATAG
- a CDS encoding 2-oxoacid:ferredoxin oxidoreductase subunit beta codes for MFDYDKYLRLNKLPLIWCAGCGDGIVLKAMLRAIDRIGLSKDEICMVSGIGCSSRLTGYVDFNTLHTTHGRAIAFATGVKMVKPEMTVIVVTGDGDATAIGGNHYIHAARRNIDLTVILFNNHIYGMTGGQVSPTTPFSYKASTAPFGSVENTFNISGLAEAAGASFVARGTVYDAIKLDRLIEKAIRKKGFSVVEVMTPCPTAFGRRNRLGSGAEMIKQLKEASVPIEKAVNMTPEQLNGKIITGILVDRDLPEYTANYQKLIEQLQGKAT; via the coding sequence ATGTTCGATTACGACAAGTATCTTCGACTGAATAAACTACCATTAATTTGGTGCGCGGGCTGTGGAGATGGCATTGTGCTGAAGGCCATGCTTCGAGCCATTGATCGAATTGGGCTGTCGAAGGACGAAATCTGTATGGTCTCGGGCATCGGATGCTCCAGTCGTCTGACTGGCTACGTGGACTTCAATACGTTGCACACCACTCATGGCCGCGCCATTGCTTTTGCGACTGGTGTCAAAATGGTAAAGCCAGAGATGACTGTGATCGTGGTGACTGGCGATGGAGACGCGACGGCCATTGGAGGCAATCATTATATTCATGCGGCAAGAAGGAATATTGATCTCACTGTGATTCTGTTCAATAATCATATTTACGGCATGACTGGTGGGCAGGTATCGCCCACGACGCCGTTCAGCTACAAAGCCAGCACTGCGCCGTTCGGCAGCGTGGAAAATACCTTCAATATTAGCGGATTGGCCGAAGCGGCTGGTGCCAGCTTCGTGGCCAGAGGTACGGTTTATGATGCCATTAAGCTGGATCGCTTGATCGAAAAGGCGATCCGGAAAAAGGGCTTCTCCGTGGTTGAGGTAATGACCCCCTGTCCCACGGCGTTCGGCCGAAGAAATCGGCTGGGAAGCGGTGCAGAAATGATCAAGCAACTCAAAGAGGCGAGCGTTCCGATCGAAAAAGCTGTTAACATGACTCCTGAGCAATTGAACGGCAAGATCATCACTGGAATTTTGGTCGATCGCGATTTGCCCGAATACACTGCTAACTACCAAAAGCTGATTGAGCAACTTCAGGGAAAAGCAACTTAG